One genomic region from Natrinema caseinilyticum encodes:
- a CDS encoding sensor histidine kinase: protein MVDRSRIARSPATIAVGYAVIGTIWILASDVLVYTVVENLGVAISVQVLKGWLFVVGSSVVLYGLVSYSQRDIERTNERLDRALQQTSILQRIIRHNLRNTCNIIRGNAELLAADFSPDSERADRVETITKQTDRLVELSEKTHLLRDVVLDDSIAPRQIDLSQLLELRVEKAREQYPNATIQAAYPEGVVRETDPRLETAIDELIENAVEHDDTDEPVVEVSMWANEDTSVTIDVSDTGPGLPDIERTVFEEGIETPMAHSEGVGLWITQTIISRLAGTIAIEDNEPRGTTVRLTLPAAGSR from the coding sequence GTGGTTGACAGATCGAGAATTGCACGATCACCGGCCACTATCGCCGTCGGCTACGCGGTGATCGGCACGATCTGGATTCTCGCGTCGGACGTTCTCGTCTACACCGTCGTCGAAAATCTCGGGGTAGCGATCTCCGTTCAGGTGCTCAAGGGGTGGCTATTCGTCGTCGGGTCGTCGGTCGTCCTCTACGGACTCGTCTCGTACAGCCAGCGAGATATCGAGCGAACGAACGAACGGCTCGACCGAGCGCTCCAGCAGACGAGTATCCTCCAGCGAATTATCCGTCACAACCTGCGAAACACCTGCAACATCATACGAGGGAACGCCGAACTCCTCGCGGCCGATTTTTCTCCGGACAGCGAGCGCGCCGACCGCGTCGAAACGATCACGAAACAGACGGACCGACTCGTGGAACTGAGCGAAAAGACCCATTTGCTCCGGGACGTGGTCCTTGACGATTCGATCGCGCCGCGACAGATCGACCTCTCTCAGCTCCTCGAATTGCGTGTCGAGAAGGCACGCGAGCAGTATCCGAACGCGACCATCCAGGCAGCGTATCCCGAGGGAGTCGTCCGCGAAACCGATCCGCGACTCGAGACCGCCATCGACGAACTCATCGAGAACGCGGTCGAACACGACGACACGGACGAACCGGTCGTCGAGGTGTCGATGTGGGCGAACGAGGATACGTCCGTGACGATCGACGTCAGCGATACGGGCCCGGGACTCCCCGATATCGAGCGGACCGTCTTCGAAGAGGGAATCGAGACGCCGATGGCTCATTCGGAGGGCGTCGGCCTGTGGATCACCCAGACGATCATCTCACGGCTCGCGGGGACGATTGCGATCGAAGACAACGAGCCCCGTGGCACGACGGTTCGGCTGACGCTACCGGCGGCGGGCTCACGGTAA
- a CDS encoding DUF7344 domain-containing protein, with the protein MSYARSHSLESATVHALLSNETRRGTLRRLNAVERTTTRDLVRYLVSDHRAVEVGEHVDPRALTIRLIHDHLPRLADHGVVDYEDPDGEIRPGPTFGDVAPFVAPLERTERR; encoded by the coding sequence ATGTCGTACGCAAGGTCGCACTCTCTCGAAAGCGCCACCGTTCACGCGCTCCTCTCGAACGAAACGCGGAGGGGCACGCTTCGCCGACTGAACGCGGTGGAGCGAACGACGACTCGAGACCTCGTGCGGTATCTCGTGTCGGACCACCGGGCCGTGGAAGTCGGTGAACACGTCGATCCTCGAGCGCTCACGATCAGGCTGATTCACGATCACCTGCCGCGTCTCGCGGACCACGGCGTCGTCGACTACGAGGATCCCGACGGCGAGATACGACCCGGCCCGACGTTCGGCGACGTCGCGCCGTTTGTCGCCCCGCTCGAGCGCACCGAGAGGCGCTAG
- a CDS encoding acyltransferase: MTASDDPPPRHARVERHATPGPRNSLAHWTAARNPIRVAINYVVVWLIRISPSLRLKRWLLRRIGVTVGDGVSWGLEATPDVFWPDLITVRSDAIVGYDATILCHEFLQDEYRTGEVVVGERVMIGAGAIILPGVEIGPDARIAANSLVTRDVPSGATVAGVPAEPMGRGGTDRDAANLE; this comes from the coding sequence GTGACAGCTTCCGACGATCCGCCGCCGCGTCACGCACGCGTCGAGCGCCACGCGACACCAGGACCGCGAAACTCGCTCGCTCACTGGACCGCCGCCCGCAATCCGATCCGGGTGGCGATCAACTACGTCGTCGTCTGGCTGATCAGGATCTCGCCCAGCCTCCGCCTCAAACGCTGGCTCCTTCGCCGGATCGGCGTCACGGTCGGCGACGGCGTTTCCTGGGGCCTCGAGGCCACGCCGGACGTTTTCTGGCCCGATCTCATCACCGTCCGGTCGGATGCGATCGTCGGCTACGACGCGACGATCCTGTGTCACGAATTCCTCCAGGACGAGTACCGGACCGGCGAGGTCGTCGTCGGCGAACGGGTGATGATCGGAGCGGGCGCGATAATCCTCCCGGGCGTCGAAATCGGTCCGGACGCTCGGATCGCGGCGAACTCGCTGGTAACTCGTGACGTCCCGTCCGGGGCGACCGTCGCGGGCGTGCCAGCGGAGCCGATGGGACGCGGGGGAACGGACCGAGACGCGGCGAATCTCGAGTAG
- a CDS encoding MBL fold metallo-hydrolase: protein MRITFLGTGSAMPTGDRVQAGILVQDDGRTLLIDCGAGVLHRLQQSGVGYENVSTILLTHHHLDHVADVVPLMKARWLAGEEHLEIVGPQGTKAMVDDLLSVYEYMQDKLELQVREIVPGEFSVAGFDVSAYETRHSLPCLAYRFGDLFTFSGDSEAFAGLANFAEGTAILAHDCSFPDDVDVSNHPTPESLGRELAGREIGRVYLTHLYPHTDGRHEEMLESLGAHYDGDVRFADDLLTVSID from the coding sequence ATGCGAATCACCTTTCTCGGCACGGGGAGCGCGATGCCCACCGGCGACCGGGTTCAGGCGGGAATTCTGGTCCAGGACGACGGCCGGACGCTGTTGATCGACTGCGGCGCCGGGGTGCTCCACCGGCTCCAGCAGTCAGGCGTCGGCTACGAGAACGTCTCGACGATCCTTTTGACCCACCACCACCTCGATCACGTCGCCGACGTGGTACCGTTGATGAAGGCTCGCTGGCTCGCCGGTGAGGAACACCTCGAGATCGTCGGGCCGCAGGGAACCAAGGCCATGGTAGACGACCTGCTGTCGGTCTACGAGTACATGCAGGACAAACTCGAGTTACAGGTCCGGGAGATCGTCCCCGGCGAGTTCTCCGTCGCAGGGTTCGACGTCTCCGCCTACGAAACGCGACACTCGCTTCCGTGTCTGGCGTATCGGTTCGGCGATCTGTTCACGTTCAGCGGCGACAGCGAGGCTTTCGCAGGACTGGCGAACTTCGCCGAGGGGACGGCGATCCTCGCGCACGATTGCTCGTTCCCCGACGACGTCGACGTCTCGAATCACCCGACGCCCGAATCGCTGGGTCGGGAACTGGCCGGACGAGAAATCGGTCGCGTCTACCTGACGCACCTCTATCCCCACACTGACGGTCGCCACGAGGAGATGCTCGAGTCGCTCGGCGCTCACTACGACGGCGACGTCCGATTCGCCGACGATCTACTGACCGTTTCGATCGATTGA
- a CDS encoding NAD(P)/FAD-dependent oxidoreductase produces MTENVVVLGAGYAGTGAIKKLQSELGGNARLTWIADVDYHLVLHESHRVIRDPDVRSDITFPVDQITDPTTQFIKDEVVGLDVDDQTVELAEGDDVEYDYVLVGLGSQTAYYGIPGLEEHSLTLKSLDDALEIHEAVTDASQNATRGDPAQIVIGGAGLSGIQTAGEIAEFRDIHRAPIEIHLVEALDEIFPGNDPEIQQALRDLLEDAGVRIHTDDPITEANDDAIEFDEGEPLEYDVLVWTGGITGRDAFDDTDLEKEHNRLPTEANFQTSDERVFAIGDSAIIDQGDQPAPPTAQAAWQAAEVAGENISRAIENRPLKTWEFDDKGTVISVGEKAVAHDVKPALGISIPVDTFGGFPAENLKKMIAARWIADITSWNEARKSWSSL; encoded by the coding sequence ATGACGGAGAACGTCGTCGTGCTCGGTGCCGGTTACGCCGGTACTGGTGCGATCAAAAAACTTCAGTCGGAACTTGGGGGAAACGCCCGGCTCACGTGGATCGCTGACGTCGACTACCATCTCGTTCTACACGAGTCTCACCGCGTCATCCGGGACCCCGACGTCCGCTCGGATATCACCTTCCCGGTCGATCAGATAACGGACCCGACGACCCAGTTTATCAAGGACGAAGTCGTCGGCCTCGACGTCGACGACCAGACCGTCGAACTCGCGGAGGGCGACGACGTCGAGTACGATTACGTCCTCGTCGGCCTGGGGAGCCAGACCGCCTACTACGGAATTCCCGGCCTCGAGGAACATTCGCTGACGCTAAAGAGCCTCGACGACGCACTGGAAATCCACGAGGCCGTCACCGACGCCAGCCAGAACGCGACTCGCGGCGATCCTGCACAGATCGTCATCGGCGGCGCTGGCCTCTCCGGCATCCAGACCGCCGGCGAAATCGCGGAGTTCCGCGATATCCATCGCGCGCCGATCGAAATTCACCTCGTCGAGGCCCTCGACGAAATCTTCCCCGGTAACGACCCGGAGATCCAGCAGGCGCTTCGGGACCTCCTCGAGGACGCCGGCGTCCGGATCCACACGGACGACCCGATCACCGAGGCGAACGACGATGCGATCGAGTTCGACGAGGGCGAACCCCTCGAGTACGACGTCCTCGTCTGGACCGGCGGAATCACCGGCCGAGACGCGTTCGACGACACCGATCTCGAGAAAGAGCACAACCGGTTGCCGACCGAGGCGAACTTCCAGACCTCCGACGAACGGGTGTTCGCCATCGGGGATTCGGCCATCATCGATCAGGGTGACCAGCCCGCCCCGCCGACGGCACAGGCCGCCTGGCAAGCCGCGGAAGTGGCCGGCGAGAACATCTCGCGTGCGATCGAGAACCGGCCGCTGAAGACCTGGGAGTTCGACGACAAGGGGACCGTCATCTCCGTCGGCGAGAAAGCCGTCGCCCACGACGTCAAGCCCGCACTCGGCATATCGATTCCCGTCGACACGTTCGGCGGCTTCCCGGCGGAAAATCTGAAGAAGATGATCGCCGCCCGCTGGATCGCCGACATCACCTCCTGGAACGAGGCCCGAAAGTCCTGGTCGTCGCTGTAG
- a CDS encoding efflux RND transporter permease subunit: MSLPERLADAIATHTRIVLVVLLLSTAVVGAGMPRVDDDSSLSQFESDSPEAKALERIDGDFTSDQRENTTSVQLIVRGDDVLSKDSMISSLEFQQELRANESINSTFVENQSITGVENIVAVTAIRSEQSAELNETRSQLQDGLNRSIGLQRQYEQLNESYENGAINQTAYQTRSAQLEAQFDAVVENATADVSGNQTERYESAVAQARTIESQRYQIRAQTDAPSENDEYQNLSSQLEGVYRAGTYGVLEEEYAALQGSEQPPLEEQIDALEDLDEREYERTLTRTLSGNESEDNFAIALMPTSYEPGSTQADARMTYLTQRTDTETTSGMAGAVSDRIIESQLQIRDLADARDQEYLVFGGGVITDEIERSMGDSLAIVGPLALLFVVIALVVAYRDLLDIVLGIVGIVAVLVWTFGFMGWAGIAFNQMFVAVPVLLIGLSIDYAIHVFMRHREQREEVGSTDSVRGSMSIALAGVGVALVWVTATTVIGFLSNLVSPIGPIREFGIVSSVGIVAALVVFGALIPAAKIEVDEFLEAHGFDRRKRAFGTGEGRFSDALAVGSVAARKAPVVVLIGALVLTAGGVYGATQVDTSFEQEDFIADSPPDWTDNLPGSLQPGEYQAKNDLDYVNDHFQREDSQAQILVEGTVSDPAVLERIDAARSEAADSDTAYELATGEADVQDPLSTMESVAGRNESFEESFEAADTDGDDVPDENVSALYDQLFEIDEEAASQVLHRTDDGEYQSARLVIAVQPSASSGDTTSEMRDIAGSIEADSGDRWSAIATGDPIVSYIVEQDLLDTVIESLLITLVAVFVFLTVAYRLTGSSATLGVVTLLPVAFSVSWILGTMFVIGMPFNILTGMITSLTIGLGVAYSIHVSDRYSLELERQGNVWSALRTTVTGTGGALLGSAATTVGGFGTLAFAILPALQQFGIITALTITYAFLASVVVLPALLVLWTRYLGPDVSFDPSGARRPTPAASDGGRRTAADDRSAEGDER; encoded by the coding sequence ATGAGTCTTCCGGAGCGACTCGCCGATGCAATCGCGACGCACACGCGAATCGTCCTCGTCGTTCTCCTGCTCTCGACGGCGGTCGTCGGGGCCGGGATGCCGAGGGTCGACGACGATTCCTCGCTCTCGCAGTTCGAGAGCGACTCGCCCGAAGCGAAAGCCCTCGAGCGCATCGACGGCGACTTCACGAGCGACCAGCGTGAGAATACGACCAGCGTCCAACTGATCGTCCGCGGCGACGACGTCCTCAGCAAGGACTCGATGATCTCGTCGCTCGAGTTCCAGCAGGAACTGCGGGCCAACGAGTCGATCAATTCGACGTTCGTCGAGAACCAGTCGATTACGGGGGTCGAAAACATCGTCGCGGTCACGGCCATCAGGAGCGAACAATCCGCCGAACTGAACGAGACGCGGTCGCAGTTACAGGACGGACTCAACCGGTCGATCGGGCTCCAGCGGCAGTACGAGCAGTTGAACGAGTCCTACGAGAACGGTGCGATCAACCAGACTGCGTATCAGACGCGCTCGGCGCAACTCGAGGCGCAGTTCGATGCGGTCGTCGAGAACGCCACGGCCGACGTAAGCGGGAACCAGACCGAACGGTACGAGTCGGCCGTCGCACAGGCACGGACGATCGAATCGCAGCGGTACCAGATACGCGCGCAAACGGACGCGCCGAGCGAGAACGACGAGTACCAGAATCTCTCGTCCCAGCTCGAGGGCGTCTACAGAGCGGGCACGTACGGCGTCCTCGAGGAGGAGTACGCGGCGCTCCAGGGCTCGGAGCAACCGCCGTTAGAGGAGCAGATCGACGCGCTCGAAGATCTGGACGAACGAGAGTACGAGCGGACGCTCACCCGAACCCTGTCCGGCAACGAGTCGGAGGACAACTTCGCGATCGCGTTGATGCCGACGTCGTACGAGCCGGGAAGTACGCAAGCCGATGCCCGGATGACGTATCTCACCCAGCGGACCGACACCGAGACGACGTCCGGGATGGCCGGGGCCGTCAGCGATCGCATCATCGAGAGCCAACTCCAGATACGTGACCTGGCGGACGCACGTGACCAGGAGTACCTCGTGTTCGGTGGCGGCGTCATCACCGACGAGATCGAACGGTCGATGGGCGACAGTCTCGCCATCGTCGGCCCCCTCGCGCTGTTGTTCGTCGTGATCGCGCTGGTCGTGGCGTATCGCGACCTGCTCGACATCGTACTCGGCATCGTCGGCATCGTCGCCGTTCTCGTCTGGACGTTCGGCTTCATGGGCTGGGCCGGGATCGCGTTCAACCAGATGTTCGTCGCGGTGCCGGTGCTGTTGATCGGGCTTTCGATCGACTACGCGATCCACGTCTTCATGCGCCATCGTGAGCAACGCGAAGAAGTCGGCTCGACCGACAGCGTTCGCGGCTCGATGTCGATCGCGCTCGCAGGCGTCGGCGTCGCCCTCGTCTGGGTGACGGCGACGACCGTCATCGGCTTCCTCTCGAACCTCGTCAGCCCGATCGGCCCCATCCGAGAGTTCGGCATCGTGAGTTCGGTGGGAATCGTCGCCGCTTTGGTCGTCTTCGGCGCACTCATTCCCGCCGCGAAGATCGAGGTCGACGAGTTCCTCGAAGCGCACGGATTCGATCGCCGAAAACGTGCGTTCGGCACCGGCGAGGGTCGGTTCAGCGACGCGCTCGCCGTGGGTTCCGTCGCCGCCAGAAAGGCACCGGTGGTCGTCCTCATCGGCGCCCTCGTCCTCACTGCTGGCGGCGTCTACGGCGCGACGCAGGTCGACACCAGCTTCGAACAGGAAGATTTCATCGCGGACAGTCCGCCCGACTGGACCGACAACCTGCCAGGATCGCTTCAACCCGGCGAGTACCAGGCCAAAAACGACCTCGACTACGTCAACGATCACTTCCAGCGGGAGGACAGCCAGGCGCAGATACTCGTCGAAGGTACCGTCTCCGATCCGGCCGTCCTCGAGCGGATCGATGCCGCTCGGAGCGAGGCCGCGGACAGCGACACCGCCTACGAGCTCGCGACCGGCGAGGCCGACGTGCAGGATCCGCTGTCGACGATGGAATCGGTCGCCGGTCGCAACGAGTCGTTCGAGGAGTCGTTCGAGGCGGCCGACACGGACGGCGACGACGTCCCCGACGAGAACGTCTCGGCGCTGTACGACCAGCTGTTCGAAATCGATGAGGAAGCCGCGAGTCAGGTGCTCCACCGCACCGACGATGGCGAGTACCAGTCCGCACGACTGGTCATCGCCGTCCAGCCCAGCGCCTCGAGCGGCGATACGACCAGCGAGATGCGAGACATCGCCGGCTCGATCGAGGCCGACAGCGGCGACCGCTGGAGCGCCATCGCGACCGGCGATCCGATCGTCAGCTACATCGTCGAACAGGACCTGCTCGATACCGTCATCGAGAGCCTGTTGATCACGCTCGTGGCCGTCTTCGTCTTCCTGACCGTCGCGTACAGGCTGACCGGCAGCAGCGCGACGCTCGGAGTCGTGACCCTCTTGCCGGTCGCGTTCTCGGTGAGCTGGATCCTGGGAACGATGTTCGTCATCGGGATGCCCTTCAACATCCTCACGGGGATGATCACGAGCCTCACGATCGGGCTCGGCGTCGCTTACAGCATCCACGTCAGCGACCGATATTCGCTCGAACTCGAGCGACAGGGCAACGTCTGGTCGGCACTGCGGACGACGGTAACCGGTACCGGCGGGGCCTTGCTCGGGAGTGCAGCGACGACCGTCGGCGGATTCGGAACGCTCGCGTTCGCGATCCTGCCCGCCCTCCAACAGTTCGGCATCATCACCGCGCTGACGATCACGTACGCGTTCCTCGCGAGCGTGGTCGTCCTCCCGGCGCTGCTGGTGCTGTGGACCCGGTACCTCGGACCCGACGTCTCCTTCGACCCGTCGGGGGCCCGCCGCCCGACCCCCGCCGCGAGCGACGGTGGGAGGCGGACCGCGGCCGACGATCGATCGGCGGAGGGTGACGAGCGGTGA